In the Fibrobacter sp. UWEL genome, TTCTATTTTCAAACTTTTTCAGTTAAGGGAAACAGTTGTAAATTCAATCGATAGACGCGATTTCCACCTTTCTTCGCTGTCGCTATGGAAATAATTCTCTTTCGACAGGCGTCAAGCTCTTCAATAATTTTAGCGTAATCTTCCTCAT is a window encoding:
- a CDS encoding TIGR02147 family protein, which encodes MLMMPRNFSGVTIGIDEEDYAKIIEELDACRKRIISIATAKKGGNRVYRLNLQLFPLTEKV